In Drosophila innubila isolate TH190305 chromosome 2R unlocalized genomic scaffold, UK_Dinn_1.0 1_C_2R, whole genome shotgun sequence, the following are encoded in one genomic region:
- the LOC117785658 gene encoding uncharacterized protein LOC117785658 isoform X4: MTANATSPAATVAATEATAATAATTTTTTTSPATSSNNSSAENSPAHQLNSSVDSGIAVLDVDTQSLKRRQRLQQCQRILQLLQRDQPTYQQLRDRLSKIVDKKPKKAEAVEELQSCNVCCAELDTSSAKNYVTCCTCGKFVCRGIKCADWRPKDAQWECELCHSSKQSLAHTSSWVAEQMCFNQQKFVYPLRARSEVYIPITDSSMQFESVSQIGANSVNINGDERNRIREYVEEIVAEMLGGNLDHIKVSQLSKSENYMQLFDRYHAKLSNLLINMENALCARALKGDLPAIVNGNNNSNISNNNNSGNNNNELSDISQTRLRNLIETIIAETLRSSSAVGVGVGSVLSPSAAVSEISLDTRSNGQLSVLSNGNKRRHRTEHYFEPKIYQDLLATAVLNKIVDKEGNTRLISESTPDLSGHNIDENYNAEALSTTSGSSIEPRSDCSLTDNELLLNTGKVDLKVDLERESVLSDYIAAHMVPLPDFSASVTESEDDIISMSSSMVGDATWEDNWLFRKKRSTLQSSATPSSIGMLVPAPKENVRAQIGDRTADEVSDLSEIGSDAEESSLDLLRCNELNDRLLSKHLIGGQNTKLVLDELVDRTSLTSNTLPEEHEPALTETTNTFVTQPTTIAVPEEQMAPPPPMSFQDDRENEDPAQTLIAGSIAEREVKKWYNAVEMPNNPYAPEALKQRISGTQERFMDVPNISPTAEQKALALRTTENVEPASRVEDYKRYSRDYYINNAPNEGAKGQSLGASISSCHMEATSAQTDEDIVINEASIADANCVYTALPVQVVDEGNASLESLSNPSMQSQLTTSDDSDTVRVYDFNKQETRVIERESVTDQPSTSSTLSMESALGAAFSSSPPDSMDASRKRERPVVLQFGPADSVPTVCSSPTTTPTRGSTPPAFRFLQPKRRLIEPSQVLSIDEEEVPEPSTPVDKPPIEDDVVHALPSVRALAQAFLLTSKRTQPARRWRAKHVKLVSAPETPEKPDTPVTPVTRKHMLQHAVSMAEVADESTIASDLSSLETDPSMQSESLSNTIPIAAPASPVPVRRGFLRSNIAFFENLKFK, translated from the exons TAAAATAGTCGATAAGAAGCCGAAGAAAGCGGAAGCCGTCGAAGAGCTGCAAAGCTGCAATGTCTGCTGTGCAGAACTGGATACAAGCAGTGCCAAAAA CTACGTCACATGTTGCACGTGTGGCAAATTCGTGTGCCGTGGCATCAAGTGCGCCGATTGGCGGCCAAAGGATGCCCAATGGGAGTGCGAGCTGTGCCACAGCTCGAAGCAATCGTTGGCCCACACCTCCTCGTGGGTCGCCGAGCAAATGTGCTTCAACCAACAGAAGTTCGTATATCCCCTACGTGCACGCAGCGAAGTTTATATACCCATCACAGACAGCTCAATGC aGTTTGAAAGCGTCAGTCAAATTGGAGCGAATAGTGTGAATATCAATGGCGATGAACGCAACAGAATTCGTGAATATGTTGAGGAAATTGTTGCCGAAATGCTGGGCGGCAATCTCGATCACATCAAAGTCAGCCAATTGTCCAAAAGCGAAAACT ACATGCAGCTGTTTGATAGATACCATGCGAAACTGAGCAACCTGCTTATCAATATGGAGAACGCTTTGTGCGCCCGTGCGCTCAAAGGAG ACTTGCCCGCCATtgtcaacggcaacaacaacagcaacatcagcaacaacaacaacagcggcaacaacaataatgagcTATCGGACATTTCACAGACGCGTCTCCGCAATCTTATTGAGACCATCATTGCAGAGACGctgcgcagcagcagcgccgttggcgtcggcgtcggcagCGTGCTAAGTCCCAGCGCAGCCGTCTCGGAGATTAGTCTGGACACGAGATCCAATGGACAACTGTCGGTGctcagcaatggcaacaagcGGCGTCATCGCACCGAGCACTACTTTGAGCCAAAAATCTATCAGGATCTTTTAGCCACAGCGGTGCTAAATAAG ATTGTGGATAAAGAGGGTAATACCCGACTTATATCGGAGAGTACACCGGACTTGAGTGGTCACAACATTGATGAGAATTACAATGCCGAAGCGTTGAGCACTACGTCCGGTAGTTCCATAGAGCCTCGCAGTGACTGCAGCCTAACCGACAATGAACTGTTACTTAAT ACGGGCAAAGTCGATTTGAAAGTTGATTTGGAACGCGAATCGGTATTGAGTGACTATATAGCCGCCCATATGGTGCCACTGCCTGATTTCTCGGCATCAGTTACCGAATCGGAAGATG ATATCATCTCAATGTCATCGAGTATGGTTGGTGATGCCACCTGGGAGGATAATTGGCTCTTTAGGAAGAAACGCAGCACCTTGCAAAGTTCGGCAACTCCGAGCAGCATTGGCATGCTGGTGCCGGCACCCAAAGAGAATGTTCGCGCCCAGATTGGCGATAGAACCGCCGATGAGGTTAGCGATCTGTCCGAAATCGGCTCAGATGCAGAGGAATCATCTCTGGATTTGCTACGATGCAATGAATTAAATGATCGTCTGTTGAGCAAACATCTGATTGGTggacaaaatacaaaactagTTCTAGATGAGCTGGTGGATCGTACGAGCTTAACCTCGAATACCTTGCCAGAAGAACATGAACCGGCTTTAACCGAGACCACAAATACGTTTGTCACACAAcccacaacaattgcagtGCCAGAAGAACAAATGGCTCCACCGCCACCCATGAGTTTTCAAGATGATCGGGAAAACGAGGATCCCGCCCAAACTCTTATAGCAG GCTCCATAGCGGAACGTGAGGTCAAGAAGTGGTATAATGCCGTTGAAATGCCAAACAATCCCTATGCGCCCGAGGCACTGAAGCAACGCATCAGCGGCACACAGGAAAGATTCATGGATGTGCCCAACATAAGTCCGACTGCCGAGCAAAAAGCCTTGGCTTTGAGGACAACAGAGAATGTGGAGCCTGCCAGCCGTGTGGAGGACTATAAGCG CTATAGTCGCGATTATTACATCAACAATGCGCCCAACGAGGGCGCCAAGGGACAGTCGTTGGGCGCCAGCatcagcagctgccacatggAGGCAACATCCGCTCAGACCGATGAGGATATTGTCATCAATGAG GCTTCAATTGCCGATGCGAACTGTGTTTATACAGCATTGCCCGTCCAGGTTGTGGATGAGGGCAATGCCAGCTTGGAGTCGCTATCGAATCCATCGATGCAATCGCAACTCACGACCAGCGATGACTCGGATACGGTGCGTGTCTACGATTTCAATAAGCAGGAGACGAGAGTCATCGAGCGAGAATCAGTTACGGATCAGCCCAGCACATCGAGCACTTTATCCATGGAGTCTGCACTGGGAGCAGCCTTCTCCTCCTCCCCACCAGACTCCATGGATGCATCACGCAAACGTGAGCGTCCCGTTGTGCTGCAGTTTGGACCAGCTGATTCGGTGCCCACGGTGTGTTCATCACCCACAACCACACCCACTCGAGGCTCCACGCCGCCTGCCTTTAGATTCCTGCAACCGAAACGTCGTTTGATTGAACCTAGCCAAGTTCTGTCCATAGACGAGGAAGAAGTG cCTGAACCAAGCACACCGGTGGATAAGCCGCCAATTGAGGATGATGTGGTCCATGCCCTGCCCTCGGTTAGGGCTCTGGCTCAAGCGTTTCTCCTGACCAGCAAACGCACTCAACCCGCGAGACGCTGGCGAGCAAAG CATGTCAAGCTGGTGTCAGCACCCGAGACACCAGAGAAGCCAGATACACCAGTAACTCCAGTGACACGCAAGCATATGTTGCAACATGCCGTCTCCATGGCTGAGGTGGCTGATGAATCCACAATTGCCTCCGATTTATCATCACTAGAAAC AGATCCATCCATGCAGTCGGAGAGCCTATCCAATACCATTCCCATTGCTGCACCGGCGAGTCCAGTGCCCGTCCGTCGTGGCTTCCTCAGGAGTAATATTGCTTTCTTTGAGAACTTAAAGTTTAAGTGA
- the LOC117785658 gene encoding uncharacterized protein LOC117785658 isoform X7 yields MTANATSPAATVAATEATAATAATTTTTTTSPATSSNNSSAENSPAHQLNSSVDSGIAVLDVDTQSLKRRQRLQQCQRILQLLQRDQPTYQQLRDRLSKIVDKKPKKAEAVEELQSCNVCCAELDTSSAKNYVTCCTCGKFVCRGIKCADWRPKDAQWECELCHSSKQSLAHTSSWVAEQMCFNQQKFVYPLRARSEVYIPITDSSMQFESVSQIGANSVNINGDERNRIREYVEEIVAEMLGGNLDHIKVSQLSKSENYMQLFDRYHAKLSNLLINMENALCARALKGDLPAIVNGNNNSNISNNNNSGNNNNELSDISQTRLRNLIETIIAETLRSSSAVGVGVGSVLSPSAAVSEISLDTRSNGQLSVLSNGNKRRHRTEHYFEPKIYQDLLATAVLNKIVDKEGNTRLISESTPDLSGHNIDENYNAEALSTTSGSSIEPRSDCSLTDNELLLNTGKVDLKVDLERESVLSDYIAAHMVPLPDFSASVTESEDDIISMSSSMVGDATWEDNWLFRKKRSTLQSSATPSSIGMLVPAPKENVRAQIGDRTADEVSDLSEIGSDAEESSLDLLRCNELNDRLLSKHLIGGQNTKLVLDELVDRTSLTSNTLPEEHEPALTETTNTFVTQPTTIAVPEEQMAPPPPMSFQDDRENEDPAQTLIAGSIAEREVKKWYNAVEMPNNPYAPEALKQRISGTQERFMDVPNISPTAEQKALALRTTENVEPASRVEDYKRYSRDYYINNAPNEGAKGQSLGASISSCHMEATSAQTDEDIVINEVNPSHGSAQSNLADLSHWTLSTPVRRSSSLKFINKRNSPTLNPHTHVPAIERPSTSASHYRESSLGIDPDLDDFDIRSNRSWRSSSGHAPTYFGSTLPKRHTQSSLSLHSNGSGMSFGSSASKRRQVGPSQAVLTQFEKQLLHKDLKRNSFRAVSATSKDFVMNPLFETELQVKPCMDDQDSGVDSCLNGFSGADAKYSNNSLLF; encoded by the exons TAAAATAGTCGATAAGAAGCCGAAGAAAGCGGAAGCCGTCGAAGAGCTGCAAAGCTGCAATGTCTGCTGTGCAGAACTGGATACAAGCAGTGCCAAAAA CTACGTCACATGTTGCACGTGTGGCAAATTCGTGTGCCGTGGCATCAAGTGCGCCGATTGGCGGCCAAAGGATGCCCAATGGGAGTGCGAGCTGTGCCACAGCTCGAAGCAATCGTTGGCCCACACCTCCTCGTGGGTCGCCGAGCAAATGTGCTTCAACCAACAGAAGTTCGTATATCCCCTACGTGCACGCAGCGAAGTTTATATACCCATCACAGACAGCTCAATGC aGTTTGAAAGCGTCAGTCAAATTGGAGCGAATAGTGTGAATATCAATGGCGATGAACGCAACAGAATTCGTGAATATGTTGAGGAAATTGTTGCCGAAATGCTGGGCGGCAATCTCGATCACATCAAAGTCAGCCAATTGTCCAAAAGCGAAAACT ACATGCAGCTGTTTGATAGATACCATGCGAAACTGAGCAACCTGCTTATCAATATGGAGAACGCTTTGTGCGCCCGTGCGCTCAAAGGAG ACTTGCCCGCCATtgtcaacggcaacaacaacagcaacatcagcaacaacaacaacagcggcaacaacaataatgagcTATCGGACATTTCACAGACGCGTCTCCGCAATCTTATTGAGACCATCATTGCAGAGACGctgcgcagcagcagcgccgttggcgtcggcgtcggcagCGTGCTAAGTCCCAGCGCAGCCGTCTCGGAGATTAGTCTGGACACGAGATCCAATGGACAACTGTCGGTGctcagcaatggcaacaagcGGCGTCATCGCACCGAGCACTACTTTGAGCCAAAAATCTATCAGGATCTTTTAGCCACAGCGGTGCTAAATAAG ATTGTGGATAAAGAGGGTAATACCCGACTTATATCGGAGAGTACACCGGACTTGAGTGGTCACAACATTGATGAGAATTACAATGCCGAAGCGTTGAGCACTACGTCCGGTAGTTCCATAGAGCCTCGCAGTGACTGCAGCCTAACCGACAATGAACTGTTACTTAAT ACGGGCAAAGTCGATTTGAAAGTTGATTTGGAACGCGAATCGGTATTGAGTGACTATATAGCCGCCCATATGGTGCCACTGCCTGATTTCTCGGCATCAGTTACCGAATCGGAAGATG ATATCATCTCAATGTCATCGAGTATGGTTGGTGATGCCACCTGGGAGGATAATTGGCTCTTTAGGAAGAAACGCAGCACCTTGCAAAGTTCGGCAACTCCGAGCAGCATTGGCATGCTGGTGCCGGCACCCAAAGAGAATGTTCGCGCCCAGATTGGCGATAGAACCGCCGATGAGGTTAGCGATCTGTCCGAAATCGGCTCAGATGCAGAGGAATCATCTCTGGATTTGCTACGATGCAATGAATTAAATGATCGTCTGTTGAGCAAACATCTGATTGGTggacaaaatacaaaactagTTCTAGATGAGCTGGTGGATCGTACGAGCTTAACCTCGAATACCTTGCCAGAAGAACATGAACCGGCTTTAACCGAGACCACAAATACGTTTGTCACACAAcccacaacaattgcagtGCCAGAAGAACAAATGGCTCCACCGCCACCCATGAGTTTTCAAGATGATCGGGAAAACGAGGATCCCGCCCAAACTCTTATAGCAG GCTCCATAGCGGAACGTGAGGTCAAGAAGTGGTATAATGCCGTTGAAATGCCAAACAATCCCTATGCGCCCGAGGCACTGAAGCAACGCATCAGCGGCACACAGGAAAGATTCATGGATGTGCCCAACATAAGTCCGACTGCCGAGCAAAAAGCCTTGGCTTTGAGGACAACAGAGAATGTGGAGCCTGCCAGCCGTGTGGAGGACTATAAGCG CTATAGTCGCGATTATTACATCAACAATGCGCCCAACGAGGGCGCCAAGGGACAGTCGTTGGGCGCCAGCatcagcagctgccacatggAGGCAACATCCGCTCAGACCGATGAGGATATTGTCATCAATGAGGTAAATCCATCGCATGGTAGCGCTCAAAGTAACCTTGCTGACCTCTCACATTGGACGCTGTCGACGCCCGTGCGACGCAGCAGCTCGCTAAAATTCATTAACAAGCGTAATTCCCCCACATTAAATCCCCACACCCACGTCCCAGCCATAGAGCGTCCCTCCACATCGGCGTCGCATTATCGCGAGTCCAGTTTGGGCATAGATCCCGACCTAGATGACTTTGACATACGTTCAAATCGATCGTGGCGCAGCAGTTCGGGGCATGCCCCAACTTATTTTGGCAGCACGCTGCCCAAACGCCATACGCAATCCTCGCTGAGCCTGCACAGCAATGGCAGTGGCATGTCCTTTGGTTCGTCCGCTTCCAAGAGGCGTCAGGTGGGTCCTTCGCAAGCCGTCCTCACCCAGTTCGAGAAGCAGCTGCTCCACAAGGACCTCAAGCGCAACAGTTTTCGTGCTGTGTCCGCCACCTCCAAGGATTTCGTGATGAATCCTTTGTTCGAAACCGAGTTGCAGGTGAAACCCTGCATGGACGATCAGGACTCGGGAGTCGATAGCTGTCTGAATGGTTTCAGCGGTGCCGATGCCAAGTACAGCAACAATAGTCTACTCTTCTAG
- the LOC117785658 gene encoding uncharacterized protein LOC117785658 isoform X3 — translation MFRGNNNLFLGLSSVLGLIGGAYLLQVGAQRLLSKIVDKKPKKAEAVEELQSCNVCCAELDTSSAKNYVTCCTCGKFVCRGIKCADWRPKDAQWECELCHSSKQSLAHTSSWVAEQMCFNQQKFVYPLRARSEVYIPITDSSMQFESVSQIGANSVNINGDERNRIREYVEEIVAEMLGGNLDHIKVSQLSKSENYMQLFDRYHAKLSNLLINMENALCARALKGDLPAIVNGNNNSNISNNNNSGNNNNELSDISQTRLRNLIETIIAETLRSSSAVGVGVGSVLSPSAAVSEISLDTRSNGQLSVLSNGNKRRHRTEHYFEPKIYQDLLATAVLNKIVDKEGNTRLISESTPDLSGHNIDENYNAEALSTTSGSSIEPRSDCSLTDNELLLNTGKVDLKVDLERESVLSDYIAAHMVPLPDFSASVTESEDDIISMSSSMVGDATWEDNWLFRKKRSTLQSSATPSSIGMLVPAPKENVRAQIGDRTADEVSDLSEIGSDAEESSLDLLRCNELNDRLLSKHLIGGQNTKLVLDELVDRTSLTSNTLPEEHEPALTETTNTFVTQPTTIAVPEEQMAPPPPMSFQDDRENEDPAQTLIADQLSSNSNDSNENSPSTSHETFNGDVDSVNDYDSYRTDILDEALTPTPTTTNNIIPNTKTNTSNNNHNHNNTNTTQRILTNGSLRWSKKSAIALNDGQQNGVDIEDDYDVNNNEDDVVLLRRFAPGSIAEREVKKWYNAVEMPNNPYAPEALKQRISGTQERFMDVPNISPTAEQKALALRTTENVEPASRVEDYKRYSRDYYINNAPNEGAKGQSLGASISSCHMEATSAQTDEDIVINEASIADANCVYTALPVQVVDEGNASLESLSNPSMQSQLTTSDDSDTVRVYDFNKQETRVIERESVTDQPSTSSTLSMESALGAAFSSSPPDSMDASRKRERPVVLQFGPADSVPTVCSSPTTTPTRGSTPPAFRFLQPKRRLIEPSQVLSIDEEEVPEPSTPVDKPPIEDDVVHALPSVRALAQAFLLTSKRTQPARRWRAKHVKLVSAPETPEKPDTPVTPVTRKHMLQHAVSMAEVADESTIASDLSSLETDPSMQSESLSNTIPIAAPASPVPVRRGFLRSNIAFFENLKFK, via the exons TAAAATAGTCGATAAGAAGCCGAAGAAAGCGGAAGCCGTCGAAGAGCTGCAAAGCTGCAATGTCTGCTGTGCAGAACTGGATACAAGCAGTGCCAAAAA CTACGTCACATGTTGCACGTGTGGCAAATTCGTGTGCCGTGGCATCAAGTGCGCCGATTGGCGGCCAAAGGATGCCCAATGGGAGTGCGAGCTGTGCCACAGCTCGAAGCAATCGTTGGCCCACACCTCCTCGTGGGTCGCCGAGCAAATGTGCTTCAACCAACAGAAGTTCGTATATCCCCTACGTGCACGCAGCGAAGTTTATATACCCATCACAGACAGCTCAATGC aGTTTGAAAGCGTCAGTCAAATTGGAGCGAATAGTGTGAATATCAATGGCGATGAACGCAACAGAATTCGTGAATATGTTGAGGAAATTGTTGCCGAAATGCTGGGCGGCAATCTCGATCACATCAAAGTCAGCCAATTGTCCAAAAGCGAAAACT ACATGCAGCTGTTTGATAGATACCATGCGAAACTGAGCAACCTGCTTATCAATATGGAGAACGCTTTGTGCGCCCGTGCGCTCAAAGGAG ACTTGCCCGCCATtgtcaacggcaacaacaacagcaacatcagcaacaacaacaacagcggcaacaacaataatgagcTATCGGACATTTCACAGACGCGTCTCCGCAATCTTATTGAGACCATCATTGCAGAGACGctgcgcagcagcagcgccgttggcgtcggcgtcggcagCGTGCTAAGTCCCAGCGCAGCCGTCTCGGAGATTAGTCTGGACACGAGATCCAATGGACAACTGTCGGTGctcagcaatggcaacaagcGGCGTCATCGCACCGAGCACTACTTTGAGCCAAAAATCTATCAGGATCTTTTAGCCACAGCGGTGCTAAATAAG ATTGTGGATAAAGAGGGTAATACCCGACTTATATCGGAGAGTACACCGGACTTGAGTGGTCACAACATTGATGAGAATTACAATGCCGAAGCGTTGAGCACTACGTCCGGTAGTTCCATAGAGCCTCGCAGTGACTGCAGCCTAACCGACAATGAACTGTTACTTAAT ACGGGCAAAGTCGATTTGAAAGTTGATTTGGAACGCGAATCGGTATTGAGTGACTATATAGCCGCCCATATGGTGCCACTGCCTGATTTCTCGGCATCAGTTACCGAATCGGAAGATG ATATCATCTCAATGTCATCGAGTATGGTTGGTGATGCCACCTGGGAGGATAATTGGCTCTTTAGGAAGAAACGCAGCACCTTGCAAAGTTCGGCAACTCCGAGCAGCATTGGCATGCTGGTGCCGGCACCCAAAGAGAATGTTCGCGCCCAGATTGGCGATAGAACCGCCGATGAGGTTAGCGATCTGTCCGAAATCGGCTCAGATGCAGAGGAATCATCTCTGGATTTGCTACGATGCAATGAATTAAATGATCGTCTGTTGAGCAAACATCTGATTGGTggacaaaatacaaaactagTTCTAGATGAGCTGGTGGATCGTACGAGCTTAACCTCGAATACCTTGCCAGAAGAACATGAACCGGCTTTAACCGAGACCACAAATACGTTTGTCACACAAcccacaacaattgcagtGCCAGAAGAACAAATGGCTCCACCGCCACCCATGAGTTTTCAAGATGATCGGGAAAACGAGGATCCCGCCCAAACTCTTATAGCAG ATCAATTAAGCTCAAACTCAAACGACAGCAATGAGAACTCGCCGTCCACCTCTCATGAGACCTTTAACGGCGACGTTGACTCAGTTAACGATTATGATAGTTACAGAACTGACATTTTGGATGAGGCActaacaccaacaccaacaacaactaacaacaTTATACCAAATACTAAAACAAATACgagtaacaacaaccacaaccacaacaacactaacacaACACAAAGAATACTAACAAATGGTTCACTAAGATGGTCTAAAAAGTCGGCCATCGCATTGAATGATGGCCAACAGAATGGCGTTGATATTGAAGATGATTATGATGTGAATAATAATGAAGATGATGTTGTACTGTTGCGGCGCTTTGCCCCAG GCTCCATAGCGGAACGTGAGGTCAAGAAGTGGTATAATGCCGTTGAAATGCCAAACAATCCCTATGCGCCCGAGGCACTGAAGCAACGCATCAGCGGCACACAGGAAAGATTCATGGATGTGCCCAACATAAGTCCGACTGCCGAGCAAAAAGCCTTGGCTTTGAGGACAACAGAGAATGTGGAGCCTGCCAGCCGTGTGGAGGACTATAAGCG CTATAGTCGCGATTATTACATCAACAATGCGCCCAACGAGGGCGCCAAGGGACAGTCGTTGGGCGCCAGCatcagcagctgccacatggAGGCAACATCCGCTCAGACCGATGAGGATATTGTCATCAATGAG GCTTCAATTGCCGATGCGAACTGTGTTTATACAGCATTGCCCGTCCAGGTTGTGGATGAGGGCAATGCCAGCTTGGAGTCGCTATCGAATCCATCGATGCAATCGCAACTCACGACCAGCGATGACTCGGATACGGTGCGTGTCTACGATTTCAATAAGCAGGAGACGAGAGTCATCGAGCGAGAATCAGTTACGGATCAGCCCAGCACATCGAGCACTTTATCCATGGAGTCTGCACTGGGAGCAGCCTTCTCCTCCTCCCCACCAGACTCCATGGATGCATCACGCAAACGTGAGCGTCCCGTTGTGCTGCAGTTTGGACCAGCTGATTCGGTGCCCACGGTGTGTTCATCACCCACAACCACACCCACTCGAGGCTCCACGCCGCCTGCCTTTAGATTCCTGCAACCGAAACGTCGTTTGATTGAACCTAGCCAAGTTCTGTCCATAGACGAGGAAGAAGTG cCTGAACCAAGCACACCGGTGGATAAGCCGCCAATTGAGGATGATGTGGTCCATGCCCTGCCCTCGGTTAGGGCTCTGGCTCAAGCGTTTCTCCTGACCAGCAAACGCACTCAACCCGCGAGACGCTGGCGAGCAAAG CATGTCAAGCTGGTGTCAGCACCCGAGACACCAGAGAAGCCAGATACACCAGTAACTCCAGTGACACGCAAGCATATGTTGCAACATGCCGTCTCCATGGCTGAGGTGGCTGATGAATCCACAATTGCCTCCGATTTATCATCACTAGAAAC AGATCCATCCATGCAGTCGGAGAGCCTATCCAATACCATTCCCATTGCTGCACCGGCGAGTCCAGTGCCCGTCCGTCGTGGCTTCCTCAGGAGTAATATTGCTTTCTTTGAGAACTTAAAGTTTAAGTGA